The following coding sequences are from one Lolium rigidum isolate FL_2022 chromosome 6, APGP_CSIRO_Lrig_0.1, whole genome shotgun sequence window:
- the LOC124663724 gene encoding agamous-like MADS-box protein AGL80, with protein MARKKVTLQYIPNDSTRRGTFKKRRRGLMKKASELSILCDVKACVVVYGEGESAPEVFPSPDEGLAILTQFKNMPELDQCKKMMNQEGFLRQRIDKLREQVHKSGRDCRDREIRYLLHKAMVGNLPGLEGLSIEELTSVGWKVEVLLKSIGDRITKIRGLRSLYQPSLQAQPSPDAYLAGGADMGAPAMYQAHAPPVQERWLDMVSSGSGGDLSTVVYSGLNGSHDGAGSGTSASAGDDVMQPFDLGAGFAWQWAASPVPSPMSSFLTPMSAGRG; from the coding sequence ATGGCTCGCAAGAAGGTGACCCTCCAGTACATCCCCAACGACTCCACCCGGCGCGGCACTTTCAAGAAACGCCGCCGGGGATTGATGAAGAAAGCGAGCGAGCTGTCGATCCTCTGCGACGTCAAGGCCTGCGTGGTGGTGTACGGCGAGGGCGAGAGTGCGCCGGAGGTGTTTCCGTCTCCCGACGAGGGACTGGCAATCCTGACCCAGTTCAAGAACATGCCGGAGCTGGATCAGTGCAAGAAGATGATGAACCaggaggggttcctccggcagcgCATCGACAAGCTCCGCGAGCAGGTGCACAAGTCCGGGCGCGACTGCCGGGACCGCGAGATCAGGTACCTCCTGCACAAGGCCATGGTGGGAAACCTCCCGGGCCTCGAGGGGCTCTCGATCGAGGAGCTCACCAGCGTGGGATGGAAGGTGGAGGTGCTCCTCAAGAGCATCGGCGACCGCATCACGAAGATCCGAGGCCTCCGGTCCCTCTACCAGCCTTCCCTCCAGGCGCAGCCGTCGCCGGATGCCTACCTCGCCGGTGGCGCGGACATGGGGGCTCCGGCGATGTACCAGGCTCACGCGCCGCCGGTGCAGGAGAGATGGCTCGACATGGTGAGTTCTGGATCGGGAGGTGACCTCAGCACCGTCGTCTACAGTGGCTTAAACGGTAGCCATGACGGTGCCGGCAGCGGCACCAGCGCCAGCGCCGGCGATGACGTGATGCAGCCCTTCGATCTGGGTGCGGGGTTCGCTTGGCAGTGGGCTGCCAGTCCTGTCCCGTCTCCGATGAGTTCTTTCCTGACTCCCATGTCAGCAGGGAGAGGCTGA